In Bacteroidota bacterium, a single genomic region encodes these proteins:
- a CDS encoding response regulator gives MTTESKQLNVLVVEDDFMNSRFLIIVLKRLGYKSDTAEDGIEAIQKYKSNKYDLILMDIDMPLMNGFQASEKIREIEREKGIIDGIKIIGVTAKAIEGEKEKCFDAGMDEYLSKPFRSDDLVKVIKEIAL, from the coding sequence ATGACAACGGAGTCTAAACAATTGAATGTTTTAGTAGTAGAAGATGATTTTATGAATTCACGTTTTTTAATAATTGTATTAAAAAGACTTGGATACAAATCAGATACTGCTGAAGATGGAATTGAAGCAATTCAAAAATATAAAAGTAATAAGTATGATCTCATATTAATGGATATTGACATGCCTTTAATGAATGGATTTCAGGCAAGTGAGAAAATCAGAGAAATAGAAAGAGAAAAAGGAATTATTGATGGAATAAAAATTATTGGTGTTACAGCTAAAGCTATAGAAGGCGAAAAGGAAAAATGTTTTGATGCAGGAATGGATGAATATCTTTCTAAACCTTTTAGGTCGGATGATTTGGTTAAGGTTATAAAAGAAATT
- a CDS encoding T9SS type A sorting domain-containing protein, translating to MKSTKKFKVFFKRIDNTSFLILFLTLFLLFSSIVTKAQISGCTDSRANNYNPYATQNDGSCVYDKTNYKAREIISSLPEKLIENSGLILFNGMFWTHNDGGGKAEIYAFDTISALILKTVKLLNASNIDWEDITQDSNNIFIGDFGNNSGNRDDLIIYKISKSEVNNHDSVFAKSISFSYPDKEGSNTGINNHNFDCEAFFCFNDSLYLFSKNWANNKTKLYTLPTDTGIFEANLIDSFNVDGLITAADIFEDSSQVVLLGYKNYNPFIWLLFDYKKNDFFSGNKRRIDLNGLLGCQAEAVCFTDNKNIIFSSEKSAVIKNKVFGIYFWQWVNDISNSKNSSYYIDDTLIKIYPNPANDNVKIVFDKSINKRVKIKIFDNNLKKISDLKVNLNRLCPKEIFIDLKDVNPGIIYFQIFIGKKKVLKKIIVN from the coding sequence ATGAAAAGTACAAAAAAGTTTAAAGTTTTTTTTAAGAGAATTGATAACACATCTTTTTTGATACTTTTTCTAACGCTGTTTTTACTTTTTTCAAGCATAGTAACAAAAGCACAAATTAGTGGTTGTACAGATTCGAGAGCAAATAATTACAATCCTTATGCAACACAAAATGATGGCTCTTGTGTTTATGATAAAACAAATTATAAAGCACGGGAAATAATATCTTCACTACCTGAGAAACTGATAGAAAATTCAGGTTTAATTTTATTTAACGGAATGTTCTGGACTCATAATGATGGTGGCGGAAAAGCTGAAATTTATGCTTTTGACACAATTTCAGCTTTGATTTTAAAAACGGTAAAATTATTAAATGCATCAAATATTGACTGGGAAGATATTACTCAGGATTCCAATAATATTTTTATTGGTGATTTTGGTAACAATAGTGGTAATCGTGATGATTTAATAATTTATAAAATCTCTAAATCGGAAGTAAATAATCATGATTCGGTTTTTGCTAAAAGCATTTCTTTTTCTTATCCTGATAAAGAGGGAAGCAATACAGGAATTAATAATCATAATTTCGATTGTGAAGCTTTTTTCTGTTTTAACGATAGTTTGTATTTATTTTCAAAAAATTGGGCAAACAATAAAACCAAATTATATACATTACCAACGGATACAGGAATATTTGAAGCCAATTTAATAGATTCTTTTAATGTGGATGGATTGATTACAGCAGCAGATATTTTTGAGGATTCTTCACAAGTTGTGCTGCTCGGTTACAAAAATTATAATCCTTTTATTTGGCTATTATTTGATTATAAAAAAAATGATTTTTTTTCGGGGAATAAAAGAAGAATTGACCTAAACGGACTTTTAGGTTGTCAAGCAGAGGCTGTGTGTTTTACTGATAATAAAAATATAATTTTTTCAAGTGAAAAATCAGCAGTTATTAAAAACAAAGTATTCGGAATATATTTTTGGCAATGGGTGAATGATATTTCTAATTCTAAGAATAGTAGCTATTACATTGATGATACATTAATCAAGATTTATCCAAATCCTGCAAATGATAATGTAAAAATTGTTTTTGATAAAAGTATTAACAAGAGAGTAAAGATTAAAATTTTTGATAACAACTTGAAAAAAATATCTGATTTAAAAGTGAATCTTAATAGGTTGTGTCCTAAAGAAATATTTATAGACCTTAAAGATGTGAACCCCGGTATTATTTATTTTCAAATATTTATTGGCAAAAAAAAAGTGTTAAAAAAAATTATTGTAAATTGA